In the Symmachiella macrocystis genome, GCGCCGCGACTGGCGTCCAAAATCATCTTCCAATCGGTTTCGATCTGACTCAATCGAGCGTCGAATTCGTCCGGTTTCATGCGTAGCAACCGATCGTGTTGGCCCATAGTCTTCGCAGAGAACGCATCAGCGGTTATTGTAAGAGCCGCGGTGAATGCGAACAAGCACAGTTGCGGTTCCTGGAAGGAATGCCCGTGGAGTTGACCACCGTCTCCCCCTTTTTTGTTTCTCCTGTCCAATGAGGTTTTGCCATGAGGTTATTGAATCGATGCATGGGCGGAGTGTTGCTGGTCGCGGCGCTGAGCCATGCAGCCTTGGCTGCTGACGAACCCGCACCGCTTTCGTTATCGTGGCAAAAGAACATGCTCACCATTTCGGGCGCGCATTTGCCGGGAGGTCCGCTCAAAATCCATTACATCGAGGCGTATTGCCGACCCGGTTCGACCGATCGAGATTGGCGAGAAACCACCATCCAACATGAAACCCAGCAAATCGACGCCGCCAAAGACGGCAGCCGTTTGCAACTGCAATGCAGGTTGGCCGATGGCGTGATTGTGCAGCACGACATCCGCGCACTGGCGGATAACATTGATTTTCAGATCACAGCGACCAATCCCACCCAAAAACCGTCGCTGGCATATTGGGCGCAACCTTGCCTGCGCGTCGATCGATTTACCGGCCGCAATCAGAAGACCTATCTCGACAAAGGCTTTGTCTTCTACAACGGACAACTGACTCGCATGCCCACGTCCGATTGGGCGACCAAGGCCCGCTACGTGCCTGGACAAGTTTGGGCGCCTCGGCATGTGGATCGCAACGACGTCAATCCCCGCCCGCTGAACGACACCGTCCCCAGCAACGGCCTGATCGGTTGCTTTTCCGCCGACGAGTCAATGATTCTGGCTACCGCCTTTGAACCCTACCAAGAACTCTTCCAGGGAGTGATCGTCTGTTTGCATTCCGACTTCCGCATCGGCGGCTTAAAGCCGGGAGAAACAAAACAGATCCGCGGCAAGATTTACATCCTCAAGAATGACATCGGAGAATTGTTGCGAAGATACCGCAAGGACTTCCCCGAACACCACAAACCAAGCGGCAACAAACAATAATTCCTGACCATGATTGGCCCACCGGTGGAATAGGATGTCGTTCCGCTGGCTATTCGATAATCCGATAGACGGAAAAAGCATCCACGGGAATCTCGGGATCGATATTGTAAGGCACGGTCCCCCAAACACTGCTATAGAATCCGGCGTTTGCTTGACCACACATGGAATGCACACCGAAACGCGGCTGCGAAGAATCCATCTCCTCGATCAGCGCAATGTTGAACATCCTGGGATTCAGCCTCGCGTTGTTGAGCGGATAAATCATGATTCCCGTTTTATTCAAGTGGTAGCCTCGCAGCTCGTCGAAGGTTAAATCGGCATCAAAATCCAACGGCTGAGCGCCTTCCTTTTCCATGTAATATTGAAACCCCCAATGCCCGGCAAAAGTGACTTGCTCTCCATTTTGAATCAGCTCCCGCACGGTGGTCTGAGCGAATTGCCGTCCCACACTGGCAAAGTCGTAGTCCGCAATGGCTACGATCAATGAAACCAACAAAGTTGGTCCCACGGCGACTTTGGTCCAGAAAAGCCAGACTTGGCTTTTCTTCAGCGACTCGCCCCAGCGAACGACCAGCACACACAACGGGAAGATTGCTAGCAGTACGACGCGGACATTGACGGACCAATTGATAAAACTGCAAAAGAATAACGTGCCGAAAAACCACAGCCCCAAGAGCAGCGAATCCCCATCCCGTCGGGCGATGCAACTTGCGATCGCGATCACCACAGCAATGGATCCGGCAAATGCCATCGCGTCGGTGATTTCCACATAGCTAAAGTCGATCTGCCTTCCATCCGGAAAGGAAATCGCAAACCATCCAGCGATGATGGTGAAGAGCAGCATTGCGACCAGCCCCATTTTCAGCCACCCGGAAAGAAATCGACAAGCTGGCAACAAGAACAACGGCCAGACTAAGGAACCACCTAAAAACGATAACGCAACGCGCACGCCGTCCACCATTTCGTTTCCCGCATCCTCGGACAATGCAAATTGCTCGGACATGGAATGTTGCTCGGACGTTGAAAAACGAGCGGCTGCTAATGGGTGAAAGAGACCGTACTCGGGTTGGGACATCGCATAAAATCCCCAGGCCGAAACCACCAGGACCGGCACGCAGAAAACCCCCGCCCAGCCGACAACCCACGACGGAGAAATGGCCGTTTTCTTTTCTCTGCGCGCCATCCAAATCGTCGCCGCCAACCAGACCGTGAGGAGAGGAATCAGGGCGATCCCAAAATACTTGGTCATCGCTGCAGCCGCGGAACAAACAGCAGCCAGCCACAGGAACCTGGGGCGATTGGTATTCCGGGCGAGAATCGCAAAGTAAACGGCCAGTAGCCAAAAAAAGAGCAACGAAATGTCGGCCATCAACGTTGTTGCACTGACAAAAAAACCGGGGCACAGCACGGCCAACAATGTCGCTAGCACAGGATGGGTGCACAATTGCCGCGCGATTTGAAACATCAAATAAGTACACCCGGCAGCGACTAAGGCCCAGACCACATGCAGCGGAATTTCGTTTTCCCCCACAAACAACAGGGCGCCGGCCATCAAGTAACTATGCAGCGGCGGGTGCAAGCTGATCTTCCAAAGCGATTCGTCTTTGCCGTCCCAATTCAGGGTGCTGCTGTAGGGGTGGAGTGGATCGCGTAGAAAATCCGCCCCCACGCGCACATAAAACGTATCGTCGATGTGAATGGCCTTGCCGGCGAATAGCAACAGCAAAACGAACAGCAAAGCGGCGAGGCCTAGGCCATAAACCCAAGGATTCGCTGGTAATCTCTGTGGTCGCGTATCTGGCTGGTTCATGCGAAAACCATTATTTTGATATGGTGATTACCGACCATGCGCAACTCAACATCCCCGGCACGACCTTTTTGTTTTTTCAACAGTTCCTGCGCGGTGCGTGCGGAGTCGAAGTATTGCAGAATCAACCATTCCGAACAAGTATTGCCAACAGTGGCTAAACACCATTTTGCCCGCTACGAGTTCTTGTTAGATTGAATTGACATCCATCACACAACAGACTTGGCGATCGCCCTTTTCAATCAACAAATCCCCCATCCGCATAATCGTTCATAATGCAGCCAAGTCTCTATTCTCTGAAGGTCACGCAAGTCGATCCTCAGGCAGCAGGCGTCGTCGAGACTCCTGCTTGCCCTGTTTGCGATAATACGTCTGCGATTCCGACCTTCTCAATTGAGGGTTTCACGCAATCGGTCGTCAATTGCAATCACTGCGGACTGGGGAGCCAATCCCCCCTACCCGGCGAAGACGAGATTCGTGCATTCTATCCACACGAATACTATGGCGATTCGGGTGAGAAATTCCGCACGATTGTGGAAACGATGATCCGGCTGGTCGCAGCCCGCCAAGCCAGGGCGATTGCCAGCGGACTTCCCCCAGGCGCTCGAATTCTTGATGTGGGATGCGGGCGGGGCGTGCTGCTTCGCGAGATGGCCAACCGAGGACACGAAGCACATGGCGTCGAAAACAACAGCGAGGCGACCAAAGGCATCGACCCTCGCATCCACGTGCGCATTGAAAACCAGTTAGCAGATGTCGAATATCCGTCAGACTATTTCGATCGCGTGATCATTTGGCACGTACTTGAGCATCTGCCAAACCCCAAAGAGACGTTGCAGGAAGCACATCGTATTCTAAAGCCAGGGGGAGACATCATCGTTGCAGTGCCGAATTACTCCAGCATCCAGGCACGCTGGGCCGGGCCGGCTTGGTTCCATCTCGATCTTCCACGCCATCTGTACCATTTTCCCATCTCAGCATTAAAAACGCTTTTAGAAAATTGCGGTTTCACCTGTCGAGCCGAACATCATTTCTCCCTCCGGCAAAATCCATTTGGCTGGCTGCAAAGTATACTCAACCAGTACGATACGCTGCCCAAAAACTCGTTGTATGAACTGCTGCATCGTCGGGGGGAAGGGACGGGAGAATTACTCGGTTTCTGGGGTCGATTCCGTTTGAAAACGATGTTCCTTTTGGGCATGCCATTCGCAACCATCATGGCCGTCATCGCAGCTCTCTGCCGCAGAGGAGCCACGGTTCATGTGGTGGCAACGGCTTTGCCACTGGTCGAGGAAACACAAAACTAACTCAAAGTTTCCGAGTCGGGTTTGGATGAGCTGGAAATTCGCACAGGTCGGGGCGACGCCGCTGCCAAGAATTCTGGTTCTCCCGGCAAAGTCCCAATCCGGCCCCAACAAAGGCTTGCTAACTGAATACGGACCCCCACAAATTTCTTCTACCCGTTGCCTCACAACGTGAAGAATCGTGAGGGAACAGGCCCTATCACCGGTCCTGTTTACTGCAGTGCTGGAAAGCGGTAGAATTCGCCACGACCTCAAACGAACCGACCCAACTGAATTGGTGTCGCAAGAGGCGTAACGGCCACCAAAAAAAAGCGATGGAGAGAACTCAAAACCCCCTGAACCAACAGCACACGCGCCCGTAGCTCAGCTGGATAGAGCAACGGACTTCTAATCCGTAGGTCGGTGGTTCGAATCCACCCGGGCGTGCTTTGTAAGCCGCTGCTAGGCAGTGGCTTATGGCGTTCTTTGGGGGCGGGGTTTTGTGTTGGTTTTGGCCTTACTCCCCTGATGCTGCCGGTATGGATTGCGTGCGGGGCATTGGCGATTGGCCTCAAGCGGGAGGGACGGCGGTTTGGTCTCAGCGTGACTTGCTCGTTGGATCTTGGGTGATTGGGGGATGCGGGATTATTTTGATCTTGCAGTTTGGGGAGCCGCACCAGGCAATTTTGGGCGCTAGGGACTCGTTTTTTTAGCAGATTTTTAGGCAGCATCTGTTCTGTTGATCACTGAGATTTCACCTGGAAAGGAACTCGCTGAAGAATGACTTGACGCTGCTGGAAATGCAGGCTACAAAACATGCATAAGCGGTGCATATTTAGCCTGTTTCTCAAATTTGAGTTCCTTATGCGACTGACCACCCATACTGATTTCGCCTTAAGAACGCTGATGTATCTTGCGTCGACCCGAAAACGGACGACGGCGGCGGAGGTGGCGCAGCTCTATAAAATCTCCACCCATCATATGTCCAAAGTGGTGAACCAACTCGCGCGGTTGGGATATGTGCGCAGTATCCGTGGAATCGGCGGGGGTATCGAACTCGCTCAGCAACCCGAAGACGTCCGTCTGGGCGATGTGGTTGAAACCTTTGAGGGAAACATGCACCTCCTGGATTGCGTCGCCACCGAAGACGTGTGCGCGATTCAATCGTTTTGCAAACTGAAAGGCGTGCTGGCCGAAGCGGAGCGGCTTCAGTTGGAGTATTTGAACAGCCTCACATTGGCGGACGTCATTCCCACAAAACGGCAATTCAATCGCATTGAATCCACCGGATAAATCACCATCCGTTTATTCCTTCCCTCGCCCCCCCTACCCCAACCTCCCCCCAACATTCATTTTTTATCCCAGGAAGTTGAAATGAAACACCTTCCAGAATTGGCCGTTATTGCCATGTTTGTCTCGGTGGCAATTATAATGGCAACGACGGGACACCCGCGCGCCGCGGTGGCAGAAGAAACGGCCGCCGCTAAGCAAACGGCTGCGGCCGACAAAACCCGCGAGCCAAGACCGGCTACGAAGACGGGGGTGACACTCGAGATTGCCCGCGATCGTGCGGAAATCATGCACGATGTCTATGCGGCCACATTGGAAGTGCTGCACGAACGCTATTTTCACGGAGCACGGGCCGCGGTTCCCGCCCGCGCCATGCAGGATGTTTTCTCGACGATCCAGCGCAAATCGAGGGTCGAAGCACGCTGGATATCGGTGAACATGGAGCCGATGAGCATCGACCATGAACCCAAAAGTGACTTTGAAAAGCGGGCGGCCCAAGCAATTTCCGCCGGCAAGGGGCACTTGGATGTTGTGGAAGAGGGTTTTTATCGCCGCGCGGGCGCCATCCCGCTCGACGATGGATGCATTGGGTGCCATGCGGGCTTTGCCAAGAAACCAACCGATGATCCGAAATTTGCCGGATTGGTTATCAGCGTCCCGCTCAGCCAACAAAAACCGGCACAAGTCAAAACGCCCAAAGACTCGCCGCGTTAAAAAATAACGGACCGAGCTTTTCCGAGAAATGCGGACGAGCCCACTGCTCATAATTACCATTGTTAGTCACTCGTAATTTTTTCCACCTTTAGAATTTGATGATCGGAAAATAAGATGCAAAAGACGTACGCCATCCTATTTGGTGGGGCTATGGTGATGGCCGTAGCCGGTATCGCTTTGACCGGAAACCGTAGTTCGGTGAATGGTGCGGAACAAAAAGGGCCGGACAAAGCAGCCGTTGAGCGGTCGAAAAAGACAGTGCAGATGTTGGACAACATCTACAAACAAACGATCGTGCTCATCACCGACAAATACGTTCACGACGAAGACGACTTCGCCGCGGGAAGTGCGGCTGTGTTGTTGTTTAAAAACATCTCGGATTCAGGGTCCCACAAGGTGCGGCTGATCGACGTCACGGGCGAACCCTACGAAGAAAAGAATGTCGCGAACGACGATTTCGAGCGTGAAGGCGTTAAACGGCTCAAAGCCGGCGCTAAGATTCATGAACAAGTGGTCACCGTCGACGGCAAACATCAATTGCGGACACTGACACCAGTACCGGTGGTGATGGAGAGGTGTGTGATGTGCCATGGGCATTATGCGGACGTGAAAAAAGGCGCCCCGATTGGCGCGATTAGTTACACCCTGCCGATCGAGTAACACACGATGAGGCCTCTGCAGCTATTATTGATTTCCTCGCCGCATCGTTACAATGGGCGATGCAGCGATGGCCGATCACAAGGATACTTAAAGTGAAACAGCATGCTGGCATAATACTCTCGATGATAGCGGTCGTGCTGTGCGCCGTGGTACTTTCGCCGGGTCGATTTGGAACGCCGGCAGGTCACATCAACGCGGCGGATAAAGCGGGCGAGAACAAACAAGCGGAGGACAATTTACCGACGACCGTACTCGAAGCTCGCGGTCGCGCGCGGTTGTTGCATGAAACGATTCATGGGGCATTGCAGGTGGTCCATCGCGATTTTTTCTTAGAAGATGAGAGTGTGATGATCCCCTCCCAGTCGCTAGAAGACGTCTTCTTAGAACTGGCTCGCGGTCATCATGTCACTCTAAAATGGCTGGTGGTCAACGGAGGCGTGATGAACGTCGACCACAAACCGGCTGACGCATTCGAGAGAAACGCAGTTGTCGCCCTAGCTGATGGCAACCAGGAGTTCGAAGCCACTGAGGGAAATTCGTTTCGATATGCTGGCGCAATTCGCTTAGCCTCGCGGTGCCTGAAATGTCACGTTCCCAATCGAACGGATACCAAAGACCGCACGGCCGGACTGGTGATCAGTATGCCGTTGAAAAAACCAGAATGAAAAGTTGGTAATGTAAACTCTCGTCGATACTCCGGCGCGGTTGCGCCGGCAGTAAGACTTCGGCGCGAATGACAAAACGTGGTTAATGTGAATCCAAAAACATCATGAAATCCCGCCTCAGAATCATTACGAACTTCCCAGCCACCGTGCCTCGACACCTCGGACAAGCAGTCGTCGTGTGGGGCATCGCAACCGTGTTGTTACTGGGCCACAACGCGACTGCGTTGGCGCAGCTGGAATTTGAAAAGGCGCCGATTAACTATGGCGACGCTCCCACCGAGAACCCCATCTCCAAACTGCAATCCCAACTCGATGCGGGACAGGTCAAACTCGAATTTGATGAACAGCGGGGCTATTTGCCGGCGGTTTTGAAGTTGTTAGACATTTCGCCTGCGTCGCAAGTGTTGGTGAAATCTAAAACCAGCTTTCAGTTACGACGCATCTCGCCGAGACACCCCCGCGCGCTGTACTTCAACGACGAATCGTATATCGGCTGGGTGCAAGGCGGGGATGTCCTGGAAGTGATGACGACCGACCCGCAACTGGGAGCCCTGTTTTACACACTCGCCCAGGACCTGGATGATCCTCCGCAATTCATACGCGATCAAGGCCAATGCATTATCTGCCATGCGTCGTCACGCACACAGGGAGTGCCGGGCGGACTGGTTCGCTCAGCCTTTGTTGATCCGGGCGGACAGCCACATTTTGGTTCCGGAACGTTCAACATTGATCACCGCAGTCCGTTTGATAAACGTTGGGGTGGTTGGTACGTCACCGGCACGCATGGGACGATGCGGCATATGGGAAATGTCGTCTCGGAGAATAAACGAAAACCGGAACAGTTGGATCGAGAAGCGGGGGCAAACGTCACGGATCTTTCCGAACGGTTTAATGTGTTACCCTATCTGACTCAACATAGCGATATTGTCGCATTGATGGTTTTAGAACACCAAACCCAAATGCAGAACTTTCTCACCCTCGCGAATTTTGAAAGCCGTTATACGGCGCATTCCGACAGCATTATGAATGCCGCTTTGGATCGGCCGCCGGAGTACGAGAGTGGTGCCACCAAACGCCGAACTGAGGCGGCGGGCGACAAGTTGCTGCGGTATCTGTTGTTTGCTGACGAATTCCAACTCACTGCGCCCGTGAAAGGAACATCGGAATTTGCGAAGGAGTTTTCCCAGCAGGGTCCGCGGGATAGTCGTGGACGTTCGTTGCGGGATTTTGATTTGCAAACCCGGATGTTTAAGTACCCCTGCAGCTATTTGATTTACTCAGCTTCGATCGACCGCCTCCCCGCCCGTGTGAAAAAATACGTCCTCCGACGGCTTAAGGAAGTGCTCACCGCTCAAGACACAAATGACGAATTCTCAAACCTCTCGGCCGAAGATCGCAAAGCAATTCTCGAAATTTTGACTGAGACCAAACCCGATTTGTGGCAGCCCTGACCCGCCTCAAAGATCATGCGATTCCACCCATCACTGCACGTCCCGATTCAGGACGATGATGCACCGGCTCCCTCATCACGGTCCGCCGTGAAGGCTTGGCGCAGTTGCTGTAAAACCAATTGGGGGTCCTGCCCTGCTTGTTGGCAGGCATAGTCCAACGAGATTCCGGCGCAGGAAGAGTCAATTCCCAGTTGCTGAAAGACTACCAACGACTGCGGGTACTCGATCACCCAATCGGGGACGCTGGTCTCCAGGTCACATTGCATCGATAATCACGCCTCTCGCTGATAAGAATGACCCTGCTCGAAGGTATCGCTCGCTTGCACTGGCCCCACAAGCGATGAATTTTAGCATACGCATCGCCATCAGCCCAATGCCCAAACTCAACTCGGAAGGCGTGACCGTCTCGTATTAACACTTTGGTCAGCGGCTAATTGGAAGAACTGCGTTCTTCGCTTGCGCTTTTGGGGCCGGTGATCGCGTATCTGACGATGTAGGTCTTCGCGGCGATTTCCAAATCGGCAGTGGGAGTGTGCTTCTGTTGGAGTCCGCCTCGGAACTCAGTCGGAGCAGTCTCCGCCGTGCGATACTCGAACCAAACATTGGGGGCGTCTCCGGTGAGTTGAAAACGGATCGCCTGACCGGGTGTCCGTTCAACGGCCGCCACGCGCAAAGTGGTATTCGGAATGTGGGCATCGCCGAGCATCAGGAGGGTACGAGGTTTGCCATAGGGGTATGCGAGAAACGCGCCGAAGCCGGTGATCTCTCCCCCCTGGTCGGGCCACGCATGGTTGAGTTGCTGCGCAAACTCGCTGACAGACTCAGCATGTTGCGCCAGCTCGGCCGATTGCCCGCGGAGCCGGATCACGTCCCAATTCGTTCCCAGCAATCCCCATCCCATTGCCAGCAACAATCCGAAGGCTGGCAGAGCAAGACGTTCGCGGCCGCGCCCCCAAAAGACAGCGGCGACGGCGAGAATCAACGTGAGACTCGCCAGCAGGTAACCGAACAGTGCGGCCCCTTGCGACGCGGCTGAGTCTGCCTTGCCCACGACGATCGGCACATACTCCCCCCACGGTTGTGACCACCAACGAAGCCTGCTCAAAAGTGGTGATGTGTCGGCTGGAGCATCTCGGTCAAAGTAGAACAAGCCAATCAGCGTCATCAACGCAATCGCGTTCAGCATGATCAACGACCAGACGATACGCCGGCAGGTCGATCTGGATTCCCCATCGCTAGCCAAATCTTCACTAATAGCGATGTCGCCAACCGGACCGCTGCCGGCTGCTGTCATTTTGATTCCCCCTTCGCATGCGCGAGCGAAAGCAATGCAAATGCCGTGCACAGCCGCGGATCGTTCTCAAACCACTGCTGGTTCTCGTTCACCCAAGACCCATCCGGATGCTGCGATTGGGCAAGTTGCTGCACAAGGTCGGCTCGCCAAGTCTGCTCGCCATCGGGCGTGGTAATGACATCCAATCCCGAGGCTTCGAGAGCGGAACCCAGTGTGTTGTAGTAGTAGAAAAGTCCGGCGAGTCCTTGGCCCGGATTCTTACTGACCGAGTAGTGTTGCGAAATCCATTTGAGGGCGGCCTTTGCCCGCGGGTCATCCTTGGTCAAGCCGGAGTAAACCAGGCTTTTAAACCCGGCATAAGTCATCGAACCGTAGCTCCGCAGCCCGCCGTTGGGTGTGTACCGTTCCGATGTCGAGGGATCGACCTTCTCAGTCGGGATCACATAGTAGAAGCCCCCGTCGTTGACTTTGTCGGCAAACTGCGTGTCGTTCCCCTCTCCTTCAAGGTTTTGACAACGGGAGACAAAGAGCAGCGCTCGCTGCAGGGCCACATCATTGGACGGTGTGTCGACTGCGTGCAGAGCCTCGATTAAGAATGCGGTGTTGGACAGATCCGGCCGTTCCTTGCCGCTGTAACCGACGCCACCGAAATGCGGGTCGGCCTTGTCGATGCCATCGCCGGCGCCGATCTGCAGACCACGAACAAATCGCTCCGCGTTCTTCAGAGCCGTGTCGTACCGCCCGTCACCGGCAACACGGTTCGCCTCGGCAAGCGCCATGATCGCCACACACGTCTCGTAGTTGCGTAACCGGTCGCTGGTATAGATACCGCCGTCGGTCTGAATTTTACTTTCGAGGTATTCCAGCCCCCGCGCAATGAGCGGGTCGTTCAGTTTCAGTCCGTTACGCAGACCAGCGGTAATGGCGAGCGATGTGACTCCCGAGCCAACTCGCGGCGAGATCGCCCCATTGGCATCCTGCCCTTTATCACGGAGAAAAGTCAGCCCCTTCTTGACGATGCCGGCTCGCTGCTCCTCGACGGAGCTTGGAGACGAAGGCGTTTCCGCCTCAGGCGGCGCGGCCAATAGTGCGGTCGTCAAAAAGATGTTCATGATCATGGTCGATCTCTCTAGCAAAAGCAGTTGGGTTCGGGGGAGTGGAACAGCACAAACGACCGTAGGGCATTTCGTTGCCGCCGTCCGGCTTGAAGCGCCTCATTGTTCAAAAGCGAAAATCGTATGGTTGAAGCAAATCACACACTGCTAAACTGGATGCAAAAAGTGTTCCAGTTGTGTGGTAACGATTTCATAGTGGGATTCTTCACTCGCTGCGGAGGTGTGGCGATTTTTCCGCCACCGGTGGCCAATTATTCGACGGCGAGTCTCTGGGTGAAATAATTTTTGTAGACTGGTTGTCACCAAATCCCGATCCGAGTGCGGACCTAGTCATCCAGCTAGATGCGTGGGGAGCCCCATCCGCTTTGGAACGAATGCCAGCTCAGTTGTCGGTATTGCTTTTTCACCAATTCGGATGGTTTCGATTGACGATCCCTTAAAAGCCACTACCGTGTTGAGATTGAATCTCGACTCCAAAACAAAGCTCAGATGGGAGAACCGCCGTGAGCAAACAGCCAAGTGATCAGCCCATTCCGCAGTCAGTTCCACTCAATGTTTCCCCGTCTCCACTGCATGGAACGGCCCGTTTTGCCCGACAATTGAGGATCGTTCTCTTCTGTTGTGTCTCGCTAGGCCCAGAGATAACTTCCAGAAAAGTTCTCGATTTCTTGGATTTCTGTGACTGAAATGCGCTCTATATTTCGCATTACTTCAGGGAGTCGTCAAACCAGAGTTCTGGAAACTCGACAATGAGTGACAACAGCCAAACAGAAGTATCGATTTTTCTCCCACGAGATCGAAGATGACGCCGACCGCTCCGCGTTCATCCAACAGGCATTCACTGCAAATCGACAACCCTATCTTTACGATAAGTTGCTTCAAAAACCTCTGACGCGTCTCGCTGACACTGATCTGCAAATTTCCAGTACAAGCTCAATCGGGTTTTGAAACTGGTTCGACCAATAATCGGCCGGTGAGGCCGTTGTCGGGAAACACCTCCTCACCAGCTAGGAACCTCGCCGTCGTGCGCTCAAATTGCGCGCACCCGGCGGTGGTCTGCTTTGCATGGTTACTGGAGTTTCGCAATTCCGAAAGCAGCGGCGCACGAGATGAAAGTGATACGTATTGGGACCACAGTTCTGCTGACCGTAGCGGTTGTTCTCGCAATGACAAACGGAACCCTATGGGCCAATAAGCACAACAAAAAGAAGTCTCATGTCATTTCTAAGCCCTTCAAAATCAACGGGGGTGGGGAAGCGGCCTACTTTCCATTTCCCGGGCTGCCCCCTACAACCTACTACGCCGACGGCACCGCCACACAACTCGGAAAATACCACGCCGAGGGCGCATTCCAATTCGATACGGTCGACTTTGAGACGCTGACCGGAACCTTTTCCAGCGGCGAGACGCCCACCGTGTTTACCGGCGCGAACGGCGACCAGCTGGTCTGCGATTTCGCGGGCACCTTCTCAGTGATTCCCCAAGGACGGCACATTTGTCGGCGTGTTCGTTGCCACATTCACACCAGTGTGCGACCAGAACACCGGGCAATTTAAAAGGATAGTCGGCGGCAGCTTCGAGATGATCGCCACGACCGATTCCTTTGAATCGTTTGAGGACATTGACATCCCGTACACATGGGAAGGTGACGGAGCATTCCTGTGGAAGAAGAAAAAGAAGAGATAAAACCGGCAATCGGATGAGACCGTTTTCGCGAAACACCTCCGCACCTAACGGGTAGTTCGTATGATGAGGGCGCGCCATGAGAGCCGATGGGTTGAAAGAATTACATATGTGCATCTGATTGAACGTCGGTAACGATTTGCCAGCGGTGATGGCCAGGCGTTTTTAGCCATTTCTTGAAAACCGAGAACCTGAGGGAATTTGGATGTTCGTTCTCCGATTCTAATTCGTCTAGTTCTGTAGACCGCCGTAATGATTCCCATTTTTGGCAACACCTTTTTGGGCTGAGGACGTCGTGTCCCTACTCGCTCAACAGTCAATGTCTCCATTCGAGACGGTGTTTCATGTTTTTACCGACGCCACGACCATCCTCATGGCGACGGGAGTGATTTTGCTGCTCCTGCTTTTGCTTGTGGCATTGCTCGCCAATCCCCTCCGCAGGCGGTGGCACGAGTGGCAAT is a window encoding:
- a CDS encoding c-type heme family protein, which produces MKHLPELAVIAMFVSVAIIMATTGHPRAAVAEETAAAKQTAAADKTREPRPATKTGVTLEIARDRAEIMHDVYAATLEVLHERYFHGARAAVPARAMQDVFSTIQRKSRVEARWISVNMEPMSIDHEPKSDFEKRAAQAISAGKGHLDVVEEGFYRRAGAIPLDDGCIGCHAGFAKKPTDDPKFAGLVISVPLSQQKPAQVKTPKDSPR
- a CDS encoding c-type heme family protein, whose translation is MKQHAGIILSMIAVVLCAVVLSPGRFGTPAGHINAADKAGENKQAEDNLPTTVLEARGRARLLHETIHGALQVVHRDFFLEDESVMIPSQSLEDVFLELARGHHVTLKWLVVNGGVMNVDHKPADAFERNAVVALADGNQEFEATEGNSFRYAGAIRLASRCLKCHVPNRTDTKDRTAGLVISMPLKKPE
- a CDS encoding c-type heme family protein, with the translated sequence MQKTYAILFGGAMVMAVAGIALTGNRSSVNGAEQKGPDKAAVERSKKTVQMLDNIYKQTIVLITDKYVHDEDDFAAGSAAVLLFKNISDSGSHKVRLIDVTGEPYEEKNVANDDFEREGVKRLKAGAKIHEQVVTVDGKHQLRTLTPVPVVMERCVMCHGHYADVKKGAPIGAISYTLPIE
- a CDS encoding RrF2 family transcriptional regulator, whose amino-acid sequence is MRLTTHTDFALRTLMYLASTRKRTTAAEVAQLYKISTHHMSKVVNQLARLGYVRSIRGIGGGIELAQQPEDVRLGDVVETFEGNMHLLDCVATEDVCAIQSFCKLKGVLAEAERLQLEYLNSLTLADVIPTKRQFNRIESTG
- a CDS encoding class I SAM-dependent methyltransferase, which codes for MIRLVAARQARAIASGLPPGARILDVGCGRGVLLREMANRGHEAHGVENNSEATKGIDPRIHVRIENQLADVEYPSDYFDRVIIWHVLEHLPNPKETLQEAHRILKPGGDIIVAVPNYSSIQARWAGPAWFHLDLPRHLYHFPISALKTLLENCGFTCRAEHHFSLRQNPFGWLQSILNQYDTLPKNSLYELLHRRGEGTGELLGFWGRFRLKTMFLLGMPFATIMAVIAALCRRGATVHVVATALPLVEETQN
- a CDS encoding prenyltransferase/squalene oxidase repeat-containing protein, whose amino-acid sequence is MIMNIFLTTALLAAPPEAETPSSPSSVEEQRAGIVKKGLTFLRDKGQDANGAISPRVGSGVTSLAITAGLRNGLKLNDPLIARGLEYLESKIQTDGGIYTSDRLRNYETCVAIMALAEANRVAGDGRYDTALKNAERFVRGLQIGAGDGIDKADPHFGGVGYSGKERPDLSNTAFLIEALHAVDTPSNDVALQRALLFVSRCQNLEGEGNDTQFADKVNDGGFYYVIPTEKVDPSTSERYTPNGGLRSYGSMTYAGFKSLVYSGLTKDDPRAKAALKWISQHYSVSKNPGQGLAGLFYYYNTLGSALEASGLDVITTPDGEQTWRADLVQQLAQSQHPDGSWVNENQQWFENDPRLCTAFALLSLAHAKGESK
- a CDS encoding ArnT family glycosyltransferase, yielding MNQPDTRPQRLPANPWVYGLGLAALLFVLLLLFAGKAIHIDDTFYVRVGADFLRDPLHPYSSTLNWDGKDESLWKISLHPPLHSYLMAGALLFVGENEIPLHVVWALVAAGCTYLMFQIARQLCTHPVLATLLAVLCPGFFVSATTLMADISLLFFWLLAVYFAILARNTNRPRFLWLAAVCSAAAAMTKYFGIALIPLLTVWLAATIWMARREKKTAISPSWVVGWAGVFCVPVLVVSAWGFYAMSQPEYGLFHPLAAARFSTSEQHSMSEQFALSEDAGNEMVDGVRVALSFLGGSLVWPLFLLPACRFLSGWLKMGLVAMLLFTIIAGWFAISFPDGRQIDFSYVEITDAMAFAGSIAVVIAIASCIARRDGDSLLLGLWFFGTLFFCSFINWSVNVRVVLLAIFPLCVLVVRWGESLKKSQVWLFWTKVAVGPTLLVSLIVAIADYDFASVGRQFAQTTVRELIQNGEQVTFAGHWGFQYYMEKEGAQPLDFDADLTFDELRGYHLNKTGIMIYPLNNARLNPRMFNIALIEEMDSSQPRFGVHSMCGQANAGFYSSVWGTVPYNIDPEIPVDAFSVYRIIE